One window from the genome of Pseudomonas sp. L5B5 encodes:
- the dapA gene encoding 4-hydroxy-tetrahydrodipicolinate synthase encodes MSSFQGIWVPIVTPFRNGAIDFAALRHLAAHLLESGVAGLVACGTTGEAAALDKDEQLAVLDTLLELAPAGHVLMGLAGNNLQALLDMQRQVLERPVAGLLVPAPYYIRPSQAALETFFHHVADASSVPLIVYDIPYRTGVTLNQQTLLNIVRHPRIAAVKDCGGNLEKTLALLASGEVQVLCGEDLQLFSALCLGASGAITASAHIRPDLFVQLQRQVVDQQLHAARATFMQLAPLIQGLFSEPNPAPVKALLARQGLIEPHLRAPMEDCTAATVEHLQHLLAAL; translated from the coding sequence ATGTCATCGTTTCAAGGTATCTGGGTTCCCATCGTTACCCCCTTTCGCAACGGCGCCATCGATTTCGCCGCCCTGCGCCACCTGGCGGCCCACCTGCTGGAAAGCGGAGTCGCCGGCCTGGTGGCCTGCGGCACCACCGGCGAAGCGGCCGCCCTGGACAAGGACGAGCAACTGGCCGTGCTCGATACGCTGCTGGAGCTGGCGCCTGCCGGGCACGTGCTCATGGGGCTGGCAGGCAACAACCTGCAGGCGCTACTGGACATGCAGCGCCAGGTGCTGGAGCGTCCGGTGGCCGGCCTGCTGGTACCCGCACCCTATTACATCCGCCCCTCCCAGGCCGCCCTGGAGACTTTCTTCCACCACGTGGCCGACGCCTCCAGCGTGCCGCTGATCGTCTACGACATCCCCTACCGCACCGGCGTGACCCTGAATCAGCAGACGTTGCTGAACATCGTCCGCCATCCGCGGATCGCGGCGGTCAAGGACTGTGGCGGCAACCTGGAAAAGACCCTGGCGCTGCTGGCCAGTGGCGAGGTGCAGGTATTGTGCGGCGAAGACCTGCAGCTGTTCAGCGCCCTCTGCCTGGGCGCCAGCGGCGCGATCACCGCCTCGGCGCATATCCGCCCCGACCTGTTCGTGCAATTGCAGCGCCAGGTCGTGGACCAGCAACTGCACGCCGCCAGGGCCACCTTCATGCAACTGGCGCCGTTGATCCAGGGGTTGTTCAGTGAACCCAACCCGGCACCGGTCAAGGCGCTGCTGGCCCGGCAGGGCTTGATCGAACCCCATCTGCGGGCGCCGATGGAGGATTGCACTGCGGCCACCGTCGAGCACCTGCAGCACCTGCTCGCCGCCCTGTAG
- a CDS encoding ribonuclease T2: MRKLFALTAALVLTLGMVGISDARSPRQQRDSVAGTFDYYLLSLSWSPTFCLMHPDNEQCSGKGYGFVLHGLWPQYARGGWPESCPPLTQLNQEERARGLTLFPTEKLLKHEWSKHGTCSGLGAMGYLDAADKALAKVQIPETLQPSTSVRYYEAAEIAQQIRQSNPGITANGVAVLCSGPELSEVRVCLGKDLEFADCGKGVKTQCRSGQIRVPPIR; the protein is encoded by the coding sequence ATGAGAAAGCTTTTTGCCCTGACGGCGGCCCTGGTGCTGACCCTGGGGATGGTGGGTATCAGCGATGCGCGTTCGCCCAGGCAGCAACGCGATTCGGTGGCCGGCACTTTCGACTATTACCTGCTGAGCCTGTCCTGGTCACCGACCTTCTGCCTGATGCACCCGGACAACGAGCAGTGCTCGGGCAAGGGCTACGGGTTTGTCCTGCATGGCTTGTGGCCGCAGTACGCCCGTGGCGGCTGGCCGGAGTCCTGCCCGCCGTTGACCCAGTTGAACCAGGAGGAACGCGCCAGGGGCCTGACCCTGTTCCCCACCGAGAAGCTGCTCAAGCACGAGTGGAGCAAGCACGGCACGTGCAGTGGACTGGGGGCCATGGGTTACCTGGACGCGGCTGACAAGGCCCTGGCCAAGGTACAGATCCCCGAGACCCTGCAACCCTCGACCAGCGTGCGCTACTACGAGGCAGCAGAAATTGCCCAGCAGATACGCCAGAGCAACCCGGGGATCACGGCCAACGGTGTGGCGGTCCTGTGCAGCGGCCCCGAGTTGTCGGAAGTGCGGGTGTGCCTGGGCAAGGACCTGGAATTCGCCGATTGCGGCAAGGGCGTGAAGACCCAGTGCCGCTCCGGGCAGATTCGCGTACCGCCGATTCGTTGA